Sequence from the Terriglobales bacterium genome:
TCCGGCACGATCGCGCCGCGCTTCAGCTCGAAGCGCGCCAGCGACTGGTTCACGTTGGAGATGAACCGCCGCGTGATCTCGGGCGTCATCTGGTCGTGCTTAACATCCTTCCAGGAAATCTTTTTCATAAGTCAAAACCCTACCGCGGATCTTCGCGGATGAACGCGGATCAAAACTTTCGAGCTAAGTCCCAGGCACCCCAACCAGCACAGGCGACTCCGACCAAGAGGAAGAGCAACCGTGCCCAGACAGGCTTCACCATCGCTATCACCTTTGATCCGCCACGGCCGTGCGACATCAACTGCCCTCGCGTCCCCGCGCCGATGAGCCAAACCGCGAGCACCAACGCTATAACGTAAATCCACACCCTGCTCAGAACATCCATTGTTTTCCCTTATCCGCGTTCATCGGCGTTCATCCGCGGTAAGCCTTTCTTAGTACCGGTGCAGCCACCTGCACTTCTCCACAACGTCCTTCAATTTCGGCAGGAAGTACTCCTCCAGCGGCGGCGAGAAGGGCACGGGCGAATCCTGCGCCGCGATGCGCGTGATGGGCGCGTCGAGGTCGTCGAATGCCTCTTCGTTGATGATGGCCGCGATCTCGCCCGCCAGCCCGCCGGTCTTGGTGTCCTCGTGCAGCACCAGCACCTTGTTGGTCTTCTTCACCGTCGCCGCGATGGCCTCGCGGTCGAGCGGCAAGAGCGTCCGCAGGTCGAGGATCTCGACCTCGATGCCGTCGCGCGCCAGCATGTTCGCCGCGTCCATCGCCAGGTGGACCATCGCCGCGTACGTGATGATGCTCAGGTCGCGCCCCGCGCGCGCCACCCGCGCCTTGCCGATCTCGACCGTGTAGTCCTCGGCCGGCAGCTCTTCCTTGATGCGCCGATAGAGGAACTTGTGCTCGAAGAAGAGCACCGGGTTGTTGTCGCGGATGGCCGACTTGATCAGCCCCTTGGCGTCGTAGCACGTCGCCGGGTAGAGCACCTTCAGCCCGGGCGTGTGGACGAACGAGACCTCGGGATTCTGCGAGTGGAACGGCCCGCCGTGCACGCCGCCGCCCGAGGGCCCGCGCAGCACCACGTTCGCGGGCGCGCCCCAGCGGTAGTGCGTCTTGGCCAGCATGTTGACGATCTGGTTCTGCGCGCAGGTGATGAAGTCGATGAACTGGAACTCGGCCACCGGACGCAGCCCGGTGAGCGCCGCGCCCAGCGCCGCACCCACGATGGCGTTCTCCGCGATGGGCGTGTCGATCACGCGCTCCGGGCCGAAGCGGTCGATGAAGCCGTCGGTCACCTTGAATGCGCCGCCGTAGACGCCGATGTCCTCGCCGATGCAGAAGACGCGCGCGTCGGCCTCCATCTCCTCCCACAGGCCTTGCCGGATGGCTTCGAGGAATGTGACGGCGGCCATCGCTAGCTACTCCCTTGCAGTTCCACGACAATTCGCCCTGACTCCAGCTTCCGGTATGCAAAGGCACCATTCATGATGTTGCAATTCGGACCTTCGGTCTTACTCTGCTGCCACTGATACAAACTAGCCCTGAGCTGACCGGTCTTCGTTGGCTTGAAATCCTGTCCATGCGGATAGCTCGACTTGACCGTTGCTTTGATACGGATATTCGCTTGATCTCCAGGCTGCAGCTCCAGAGAGCTCCAAGGTTTGTCATCGGAAGAATAGAGAAAAGCGGTGGCCACGAGCGGGCTCGAGACGTCCTCAGTTCGCAGCCACACCGAGAACGATGCGATGAAGTAACCCTCTTTAAGAATCTGGGGTGAGTTAACAACCGTTAAAGGGTCCGGACTCCACGGGATCGTGGTGGGTCGCTTGCCAACATTCTTGAGCGAGAGTGTGATTCCGATTTCATCCCCTTGCCGGAATGAGTGAGAGCTTAGGTCAGTCACAGCAAGCTGCAACTGACCTCGTTCTCCTCCGCTTATTGCGCCGTCAGCCCAACCTTCAAAAACGTTGGCGCACTTCGGGTTCTTCCAGCGGTCGATTTGCACTGTCCGCTGATTGGTCAAATCGACCGTGAAGGTTTTCTGCGCGATGGCGCAGCTAGGCACGATGAGAGCGATTCCGACGGCTATCCAGGTCTTCATTTCAAGTGCACCGCCGCTTCCACCTGCTCGAGCTTCACGTCCTTGTGGCCGCGCGCCTGCACCTCACCGTACATCAGCGGGATGGGGTGGCAGTCCGCTCCGGCGCAGTAGACGCCTTTCGCCGCCCACTCCGGCTCGGGCATCGGTGAGGCCTCCGCTGCCATGCGGTCGTCGTCGAGCTGCCGCTCGACCTCGGCCTTCATCCGCTCGTTCTGCTCGCGCGTGAGCCACTTCTTCCCGTCGACCAGGTACTTCTCGAAGCGGGCGATGCAGTCGCGCTTCTGCCAGAACTCGCGCATCGCCGCGGGCACGTACTGCGCCGCGTCGTGGATGGCGTGGCCCTTCATGCGCATCATCTTGGCCTCGATCAGCGTGGCGCCCTCGCCGCGATACGCGCGCTCGACCGCTTCGTAGGTCGCGTCGTAGACCTGGCAGGGGTCGGTGCCGTCGACGATCACGCCCGGCACGCCGTAGCCGATCGCGCGCTGCGCCAGGTCCTTCACCCCCACCTGCTCCTCGGTCGGCGTCGAGTACGCCCAGTGGTTGCTCTCCACGATCAGCACCACCCCGAGCTTCTGCACGGCGGCGAAGTTGAAGCCTTCGTAGGTGACGCCGGTCGACTGCCCGCCGTCGCCGATCCACGTCAGGCACGCGATGTTCCGCCCCTGTAGGCGCGCGCCCAGCGCGATGCCCGCCATCACCGGGATGGAGTCGCCCAGCATCGAGATGGGCGCCGAGACCTTCTTGTCGATGGAGCCGAAGTGCGAGCCGGCGTCCTTGCCCTTGGTCGGGCCCTCGGCCTTCGCCATGTACTGCATCATGACGTCGCGCGTGTGGTAGCCGCGCACCAGGAACGCGCCCTGGTTGCGGATCATCGGCGCGATCCAGTCGTCTTTGCCGAGCGCGTACGCCGACGCGACCGAGCAGCCCTCCTGGCCGGTGCCGAAGTACACCCCGCCCACCACCTTCGATTGCTTGTAGAGCTTCTCGAGCGTGAACTCCATGCCGCGGTTCAGCAGCATGTACTTGTAGATCTCGATGGCCTGCGCCGGCTTGAGGTACTTGGAGTCGCGGATCGGCGGGACGGGAAGGTCCAGGTTGCCGCGCACTTCGTAGTGGACGTCACCGTCTTTGTCGACCTCGACGACGCGGAAGTCGGGCTTCTCCAATCTCCAGTCTTCGATCCGGCCGGCTCCGCTCGGCGGCGCCGGCTTCGCGGCTCCGCCGCCGTCCCAGCGCGCGCGTACCGCCTGCCGGGCAACGCTGCTGCGCTGCTCGGGCGTCATCTTCGTCAGGCGCGCCTTGCCGCCCTTCCTGCCAAGCGCTACCGCTGCCGGGTCCTTCTTT
This genomic interval carries:
- a CDS encoding thiamine pyrophosphate-dependent dehydrogenase E1 component subunit alpha; protein product: MAKKDPAAVALGRKGGKARLTKMTPEQRSSVARQAVRARWDGGGAAKPAPPSGAGRIEDWRLEKPDFRVVEVDKDGDVHYEVRGNLDLPVPPIRDSKYLKPAQAIEIYKYMLLNRGMEFTLEKLYKQSKVVGGVYFGTGQEGCSVASAYALGKDDWIAPMIRNQGAFLVRGYHTRDVMMQYMAKAEGPTKGKDAGSHFGSIDKKVSAPISMLGDSIPVMAGIALGARLQGRNIACLTWIGDGGQSTGVTYEGFNFAAVQKLGVVLIVESNHWAYSTPTEEQVGVKDLAQRAIGYGVPGVIVDGTDPCQVYDATYEAVERAYRGEGATLIEAKMMRMKGHAIHDAAQYVPAAMREFWQKRDCIARFEKYLVDGKKWLTREQNERMKAEVERQLDDDRMAAEASPMPEPEWAAKGVYCAGADCHPIPLMYGEVQARGHKDVKLEQVEAAVHLK
- a CDS encoding alpha-ketoacid dehydrogenase subunit beta, encoding MAAVTFLEAIRQGLWEEMEADARVFCIGEDIGVYGGAFKVTDGFIDRFGPERVIDTPIAENAIVGAALGAALTGLRPVAEFQFIDFITCAQNQIVNMLAKTHYRWGAPANVVLRGPSGGGVHGGPFHSQNPEVSFVHTPGLKVLYPATCYDAKGLIKSAIRDNNPVLFFEHKFLYRRIKEELPAEDYTVEIGKARVARAGRDLSIITYAAMVHLAMDAANMLARDGIEVEILDLRTLLPLDREAIAATVKKTNKVLVLHEDTKTGGLAGEIAAIINEEAFDDLDAPITRIAAQDSPVPFSPPLEEYFLPKLKDVVEKCRWLHRY